CGCGGCGGCCGCGGCCACCCTGCGCGGCTTCGCCGCGCCGCCCGGACGGAAGGTGATGCTGCTGCTCTCCGGCGGCTGGCCGTACGAGGTCGGCGAGTACGCCGCCGGCGACGACTTCCCGCGCTACACGCCCGAGTCGACCCTGTCTCGGGGCACCGAGCTCTATGCGCCGCTCGCCGACACCGCCAACCAGCTTGGCTACACCGTCTATTCGGTCGACGTTCCCGGTCTCGCTTCGCCGGCCGTCGACGCCGAGGTGCGGACCCAGGGCGAGGCGCAGATCAACGGCGGTGTGCACTTCGAGCGCAAGGCGAACATCCAGCAGACGCTTACCCAGATCGCGCGCCAGACCGGCGGCCGCGCTCTGCTCAACTCCCAGCGGCTCGACGCGTTCGTCGTGGCGCAGAGCGACACGCGCTCCTACTACTGGCTCGGGTTCTCGCCGACCTGGAAGGGGGATGACAGCCGTCACCGGGTCAAGTTGTCGGTGCTGCGGCCTGGCCTGCGGCTGCGCACGCGCGACGACTACGTGGACATCTCGCGTCAGCGCGAGGTCTCGATGGCGGTCGAGAGCGGGCTGCTCTTCGGCGCGCCGCCGAGTACCGATCTTCTCGGCCTGGAGCTCGGCGAGACCCAGTCGGGCAAGCGCGGGCGGATGACCCTGCCGTTCACCGTGTCGGTGCCGGGCGATCAGCTCACCTTCGTTCCGGAGGCGGGGAGCCTGGTCGCGCAGCTCGAGCTGCGGGTGGCGGCGATCGACGACCGCGGCGACCGGTCCGAGATCCCGGTGATTCCGATTTCGATCCGCGCCCGGCGTGCCGCTCAGCCGGGGGAGAAGGTCACCTTCCAGAACAGCGTCGAGCTCCGACGGGGCAAGCAGCGCGTCCTCTTCTCGCTCTTCGACCCGCTCTCCGGCCGGATGTTCACCGCCGTTCGCGAGCTCAAGCCCTGAGCCTCCTCTGGGCGCGGCGGCCTCGGCCGCCGCGCCTGCCGTTCCGGGCGCTCGCCCTGCCCGTGCTCCTGTAGACTCTGCCTTCGAGGACCCCACACGATGCTTCGACGTCCGTTTGTCTGGCTCCCGACGCTCCTGCTCGCCGGAATCTGCTCTCCCGCCTTCGCTGCCGCACCGAAGGCCCCGGAACCGCCGCCGCCGACTCCCGGGTTCGGCGAGTCGATCGAAGTCAACGTCGTCAACGTCGAAGTCTTCGTGACCGACAAGAAGGGCAACCGCATCACCGGGCTGAAGAAGGACGACTTCGAGATCTACGAAGACCGTCGGCCGGTCAAGATCACCAACTTCTTCGCCGTCGAGGGAGGCAAGACGGTGGAGGAGTCGCCCGACCTGATCGCGCCGCTTCCGGCCGCGACCCCCGGTGCGCCGGCCGCTGCCGCCCAGGTGGCGCCGACGCCGGTGGAAGGGTTCGAGGACTCGACGCCCGAGGACCAGCGGCTCCATCTCGTCGTCTACGTCGACAACTTCAACATCCGGCCGCAGAACCGCAATCGCGTCTTCCGCGCCATCCGCGAGTTCCTCACCCGCCAACTGCGGCCCGGCGACCGCGTGATGCTCGTGTCCTACGATCGCTCGTTGCACGTCCGCCGCTCTTTCACCAGCGATCCGCTGCTGATCGCCTCGGCGCTCTTCGAGCTCGAGAACCTCAACGCCTGGGGCGGGCAGGCCGACAACGACCGCCGCGACGCGCTCCAGGAGATCAAGGACTCCGAGGACGCCAACTACGCCGTCGGACGAGCCCGGCAGTACGCCGAGGCACTGTCGAACGACGTGAGCTTCTCGATCGAGGCGCTCAAGGAAGTGGTGGCCGCCCTTGCCGGGCTTGCCGGGCGCAAGGCGGTCCTCTACATCTCCGACGGCATTCCGATGGTCGCCGGCGAGGAGATGTTCCACGCCATCGACCAGAAGTTCCAGCAGGCCGGCAGCTCGCTGCTCGAGGCGCGCAACTACGATGCCTCGCGCCGTTTCAAGGAGATCGTCAACCAGGCCAACACGAACCGGGTGACCTTCTACACGCTCGACGCCGCGGGCCTCCGCGCGCCGACGGCGATCTCGGCCGAGGAGCGCGATCCGAGCACCAGCGGCGTGGTCGACGGCGTCTACTTCGCCAATCTGCAGGCGCCGTTGCAGATGCTCGCCACCGAGACCGGCGGTCGCGCCATCCTGAATTCGAACGACCCGACCTTGCAGCTCGTTCAGGTGGCCGACGACTTCCGCACCTACTACTCGC
This genomic window from Holophagales bacterium contains:
- a CDS encoding VWA domain-containing protein, whose translation is MSDLQRPRRPLLPLAALALLVWASVAGAQSAPPVRSFGETVDVRVVNLEAVVTDKDGLPITGLEPGDFKLEIDGREVPIGYFTEVRGGDAVVPQAPAAGAASLPGMPSLAPGTPVGTSYLVFIDEYFSVARDRDQVLRRMVDDLPRLGPEDRMALVAFDGKGLTLLSSWSGSPSALERAFRTALGRPALGIQRVTELRTLENERRDFVRLGMDFESSVEGRLEPFELDFAHRLERQLQGAIAAAAATLRGFAAPPGRKVMLLLSGGWPYEVGEYAAGDDFPRYTPESTLSRGTELYAPLADTANQLGYTVYSVDVPGLASPAVDAEVRTQGEAQINGGVHFERKANIQQTLTQIARQTGGRALLNSQRLDAFVVAQSDTRSYYWLGFSPTWKGDDSRHRVKLSVLRPGLRLRTRDDYVDISRQREVSMAVESGLLFGAPPSTDLLGLELGETQSGKRGRMTLPFTVSVPGDQLTFVPEAGSLVAQLELRVAAIDDRGDRSEIPVIPISIRARRAAQPGEKVTFQNSVELRRGKQRVLFSLFDPLSGRMFTAVRELKP
- a CDS encoding VWA domain-containing protein, giving the protein MLRRPFVWLPTLLLAGICSPAFAAAPKAPEPPPPTPGFGESIEVNVVNVEVFVTDKKGNRITGLKKDDFEIYEDRRPVKITNFFAVEGGKTVEESPDLIAPLPAATPGAPAAAAQVAPTPVEGFEDSTPEDQRLHLVVYVDNFNIRPQNRNRVFRAIREFLTRQLRPGDRVMLVSYDRSLHVRRSFTSDPLLIASALFELENLNAWGGQADNDRRDALQEIKDSEDANYAVGRARQYAEALSNDVSFSIEALKEVVAALAGLAGRKAVLYISDGIPMVAGEEMFHAIDQKFQQAGSSLLEARNYDASRRFKEIVNQANTNRVTFYTLDAAGLRAPTAISAEERDPSTSGVVDGVYFANLQAPLQMLATETGGRAILNSNDPTLQLVQVADDFRTYYSLGYTPATSGTGRYHDITVKVKRKGLSVRHREGYRDKTAEARMSDGVRSALYFDTALNPLQVTVSTDEQNRRDDGNYTVVAVVRIPIGKLVLMPEGETGRQVARVRVFVSAMDEEGRMSDVQQLPVPIAVEAKDLPSALEKHFAYSVPVIMRPGPQKLAIGVRDELASNGSFVLSYLTVGGR